The following proteins are encoded in a genomic region of Nitratireductor sp. GISD-1A_MAKvit:
- a CDS encoding S9 family peptidase has product MTSRPFPSDARPPRPAARPVTERRHGIERTDEYGWLRADNWQEVLRDPKLLAQDIRAHLEEENAYQARLMADTEALQETLVAEMRGRIKEDETSVPLRDGPFAYASGFRTGGEYPRFFRLSGDGETEETLLDGDREAEGKSYFRIGAVDHSPDHERLVWGYDDKGSELYTLSVRDLATGKDLADTVTETGGGGVWDAASDGFFYTRLDENHRPSKVFFHRMGADSANDRLVYEETDPGFFVSVAGSRRNDWIYISAHDHETSECHLVPASDPDASPRLVARREPGLQYSLEEGGDVFFILTNADGAQDFKIVTAPVSDPSRSNWQELVPHEPGRLILSVMAFENHLVRLERKDGLPRLVIRDRNGGTEHMIAFEEEAYSLGLHGSYEYDTETLRFSYSSMTTPEQVFDYNMRTRTRTLLKMQEVPSGHRPDDYVTRRLMAPAPDGELVPVSLVYRKDTALDGTAPCLLYGYGAYGMAMPASFNTSCLSLVDRGFIYAIAHIRGGKEKGYAWYEEGKREKKVNTFTDFIAAARHLVTEGYTSHDRLVAEGGSAGGMLMGAVANMAPEVFGGIVAAVPFVDVLNTMLDDTLPLTPPEWPEWGNPIASRADYETIAAYSPYDNVGAKDYPPILALAGLTDPRVTYWEPAKWVARLRERKSSDNPVLLKTNLDAGHAGASGRFSRLEEKALTYAFVLKVTGKMDSR; this is encoded by the coding sequence ATGACATCCAGACCGTTCCCCTCAGACGCCAGACCTCCCAGGCCCGCCGCACGTCCCGTGACCGAGCGGCGCCATGGCATAGAACGCACGGACGAGTATGGCTGGCTGAGAGCCGACAACTGGCAGGAGGTCCTGCGCGATCCCAAGCTGCTCGCACAGGACATTCGCGCGCATCTGGAAGAGGAGAACGCCTATCAGGCACGGCTGATGGCGGATACCGAAGCGCTGCAGGAAACCCTCGTCGCGGAGATGCGCGGCCGCATCAAGGAGGATGAAACCTCGGTCCCGCTCAGGGACGGGCCATTCGCCTATGCCTCGGGGTTTCGCACCGGCGGCGAATATCCACGCTTCTTCCGCCTTTCCGGCGATGGCGAAACCGAAGAAACGCTGCTCGATGGCGACAGGGAGGCGGAAGGCAAAAGCTACTTCCGCATCGGCGCCGTCGACCACTCGCCAGACCATGAGCGTCTTGTGTGGGGATACGATGACAAGGGGTCCGAACTCTACACGCTCAGCGTGCGCGATCTTGCAACCGGAAAAGACCTTGCCGACACCGTGACGGAAACCGGTGGGGGCGGTGTCTGGGATGCCGCCAGTGACGGGTTCTTCTACACCCGCCTCGACGAAAACCACCGCCCCTCGAAGGTCTTCTTTCACCGCATGGGCGCAGACTCGGCAAACGACCGGCTGGTCTACGAAGAGACAGATCCGGGCTTCTTCGTCAGTGTTGCCGGCAGCCGTAGAAACGACTGGATCTACATCTCGGCACACGACCACGAGACCTCGGAGTGCCATCTCGTTCCCGCCAGCGATCCCGATGCCTCCCCCCGCCTTGTCGCACGGCGGGAGCCCGGCCTCCAATACTCGCTCGAAGAGGGTGGAGATGTCTTCTTCATCCTCACCAATGCCGACGGCGCGCAGGATTTCAAGATCGTGACGGCTCCCGTCAGCGATCCCTCCCGCTCCAACTGGCAGGAGCTGGTGCCTCATGAGCCTGGCCGTCTCATCCTCTCCGTCATGGCATTTGAGAACCATCTGGTCAGGCTGGAGCGCAAGGATGGTCTGCCGCGTCTCGTCATCCGCGACCGCAACGGCGGCACCGAACACATGATCGCTTTCGAGGAAGAGGCCTATTCCCTGGGTCTCCATGGTTCCTACGAATACGACACCGAAACGCTGCGCTTTTCCTACTCTTCAATGACGACGCCCGAGCAGGTGTTCGACTACAACATGCGCACCCGCACGCGCACTTTGCTCAAGATGCAGGAAGTCCCCTCCGGTCACAGGCCGGACGACTATGTAACCCGGCGTCTGATGGCGCCTGCACCCGATGGCGAGCTGGTCCCGGTTTCGCTTGTCTATCGCAAGGATACCGCGCTCGACGGAACCGCTCCCTGCCTTCTCTACGGCTACGGTGCCTACGGCATGGCCATGCCGGCTTCCTTCAACACCAGCTGCCTTTCGCTGGTCGATCGCGGTTTCATCTATGCGATTGCCCACATTCGCGGCGGCAAGGAAAAGGGCTATGCCTGGTACGAAGAGGGAAAGCGCGAGAAAAAGGTCAACACGTTCACCGATTTCATCGCCGCAGCCCGCCATCTCGTGACCGAAGGCTACACCAGCCACGACCGTCTTGTCGCCGAAGGCGGCTCGGCCGGCGGCATGCTGATGGGGGCCGTTGCAAACATGGCGCCGGAGGTCTTTGGCGGCATCGTGGCGGCGGTGCCGTTCGTCGATGTTCTCAACACCATGCTCGACGACACGCTGCCGCTCACCCCGCCCGAATGGCCTGAATGGGGCAATCCCATTGCCTCACGCGCAGATTACGAAACCATCGCCGCCTATTCGCCCTATGACAATGTCGGCGCGAAGGACTATCCGCCCATTCTGGCGCTCGCCGGCCTGACCGACCCGCGCGTCACCTATTGGGAACCTGCCAAATGGGTCGCAAGGCTCAGAGAGCGCAAGAGCAGCGACAATCCGGTTCTTCTGAAAACAAATCTCGACGCCGGTCATGCCGGTGCCTCGGGACGTTTCTCACGGCTGGAGGAAAAGGCGCTCACCTACGCCTTTGTCCTGAAGGTCACCGGGAAGATGGATAGCCGTTAG
- a CDS encoding cytochrome c: protein MKKKVLSAALLAAFGGAVAFWILTAPGSLEAGAARAQRAPNAERGEQVFWAGGCASCHARPDAEGDARLELAGGVELRSDFGTFVAPNISPHERDGIGTWSENDFANAMLHGVSPEGEHYYPAFPYPSYARMSLQDVSDLFAFIKTLPDVEGSAGEHRLSFPFTVRRGIGLWKLAFMREAPVVPLGEEASEAQRRGQYLVEGAGHCGECHTPRNFAGGQLYDQWLAGAVSAEGEGVVPNVTPGEGGLDSWSVGDVAYYLETGFTPEFDSVGGAMVSVQKNMARLSTEDREAIAAYLKAVPARPNGYPSSR, encoded by the coding sequence ATGAAGAAGAAAGTGCTCTCTGCCGCGCTTCTCGCTGCCTTTGGGGGAGCGGTCGCGTTCTGGATTCTGACGGCTCCCGGCTCTCTTGAGGCCGGGGCGGCCAGAGCGCAGAGGGCGCCGAACGCCGAGCGTGGCGAACAGGTGTTTTGGGCAGGTGGCTGCGCTTCCTGTCACGCACGTCCGGACGCGGAGGGGGATGCCCGTCTTGAGCTTGCCGGCGGTGTGGAGCTGCGATCGGATTTCGGAACGTTTGTGGCACCCAATATCTCGCCTCACGAGCGGGACGGCATCGGCACGTGGAGCGAGAATGACTTCGCCAATGCGATGCTGCATGGCGTTTCGCCGGAGGGGGAGCATTATTACCCGGCCTTTCCCTACCCCTCCTATGCCCGCATGTCGCTGCAGGATGTGAGCGACCTCTTCGCCTTCATCAAGACGTTACCGGATGTGGAAGGCAGCGCGGGAGAGCACAGGCTTTCGTTCCCGTTCACCGTGCGCAGGGGCATCGGGCTCTGGAAGCTCGCCTTCATGCGCGAGGCGCCGGTCGTGCCGCTCGGTGAAGAAGCCTCGGAGGCGCAACGCAGGGGGCAGTACCTGGTCGAGGGAGCGGGGCATTGCGGCGAGTGCCACACACCGCGCAATTTTGCCGGTGGCCAGCTATACGATCAGTGGCTTGCAGGTGCCGTATCGGCGGAAGGCGAGGGGGTCGTGCCCAATGTGACCCCGGGTGAGGGCGGGCTCGATTCATGGTCGGTGGGCGATGTCGCCTATTATCTGGAGACGGGTTTCACGCCGGAATTCGATTCGGTTGGCGGGGCCATGGTCTCGGTCCAGAAGAACATGGCCCGCCTCTCAACAGAAGACCGCGAGGCGATTGCTGCCTATCTCAAGGCGGTGCCGGCCAGACCTAACGGCTATCCATCTTCCCGGTGA
- a CDS encoding cytochrome c yields the protein MKKLALAVSILCLTATGVAAADDPIAVRKAIMQANAASAGLAGAMLKREIDYNPVIARAAILTLAASAKTFGDYFPDGSNDGDTTAAPAIWENAEGFQAALDKYVSDTAAAVEAAGKDGPADLPAFQAAIGPVFGNCKSCHETFRIQKN from the coding sequence ATGAAGAAATTAGCTCTTGCCGTTTCCATACTCTGCCTGACCGCGACTGGGGTCGCGGCTGCGGACGATCCGATTGCGGTGCGCAAGGCGATCATGCAGGCCAATGCCGCGTCTGCGGGGCTCGCGGGCGCTATGCTCAAAAGAGAGATCGATTACAATCCGGTGATCGCCCGGGCGGCAATCCTGACACTGGCGGCGAGCGCAAAAACCTTTGGCGATTATTTTCCCGACGGCTCGAACGATGGCGACACCACGGCCGCGCCGGCTATCTGGGAGAATGCGGAAGGGTTTCAGGCCGCGCTCGACAAATACGTTTCCGATACGGCTGCTGCGGTGGAAGCCGCAGGAAAAGACGGGCCTGCCGACCTGCCCGCATTCCAGGCTGCAATCGGGCCTGTATTTGGCAATTGCAAAAGCTGTCATGAGACATTCCGAATCCAGAAAAACTGA
- a CDS encoding superoxide dismutase: MAFELPDLPYDYEALQPFMSKETLEYHHDKHHKAYVDNGNKLAAEAGMDGLSLEEVVKQSHGKNAGLFNNAAQHYNHVHFWKWMKKGGGGTSLPGALAKAIDSDLGGYDKFRADFINAGATQFGSGWAWLAVRNGKLEIMKTPNGENPLIHDAKPILGVDVWEHSYYIDYRNARPKYLEAFVDSLINWDYVLELYEQAS, translated from the coding sequence ATGGCTTTTGAACTGCCGGATCTGCCTTACGATTACGAGGCGCTGCAGCCCTTCATGTCGAAGGAGACGCTGGAGTACCACCATGACAAGCACCACAAGGCCTATGTCGACAATGGTAACAAGCTTGCGGCCGAAGCAGGCATGGACGGCCTTTCTCTCGAAGAGGTGGTCAAGCAGTCCCATGGCAAGAATGCCGGGCTGTTCAACAATGCTGCCCAGCACTACAACCACGTTCATTTCTGGAAGTGGATGAAGAAGGGTGGCGGCGGCACCAGCCTGCCGGGCGCGCTCGCCAAGGCGATCGACAGTGATCTGGGCGGCTACGACAAGTTCCGCGCTGATTTCATCAACGCCGGGGCGACGCAGTTCGGATCCGGCTGGGCATGGCTCGCCGTGAGGAACGGCAAGCTGGAAATCATGAAGACCCCGAACGGCGAAAACCCGCTCATTCACGACGCCAAGCCGATCCTGGGCGTCGATGTATGGGAGCACTCCTACTATATCGACTATCGCAACGCGCGCCCTAAATATCTTGAGGCTTTCGTCGACAGCCTGATCAACTGGGACTACGTTCTGGAGCTCTACGAACAGGCTTCCTGA
- a CDS encoding branched-chain amino acid aminotransferase — translation MTVVSDVQSTTWTYVDGDWHEGNVPLIGPRSHAMWLGSTVFDGARWFENVAPDLDLHAERVNASAANLGLTPKVSAEEIVGLARDGLKKFDGKTAVYIRPMYWGEHGGYMGVPADPDSSRFCLCLYEAPMLAPTGFSVTVSPFRRPSLETAPTNAKAGCLYPNNGRAILEARSRGFDNALVLDMLGNVAETGSSNIFMVKDGVVYTPAPNGTFLSGITRSRVMKLLREAGVEVVEKTLSLKDFLDADEVFSSGNHSKVVPVCRVEDQNYQAGPVAKKARDLYWEWAHSGLPV, via the coding sequence ATGACCGTGGTGAGCGACGTCCAATCAACGACCTGGACCTATGTCGATGGTGACTGGCATGAGGGGAATGTTCCGCTCATCGGGCCCCGCAGCCACGCCATGTGGTTAGGATCCACGGTGTTTGACGGCGCGCGCTGGTTTGAAAACGTCGCTCCCGATCTTGATCTGCACGCAGAGCGGGTCAATGCATCGGCCGCCAATCTCGGCCTGACGCCGAAGGTATCGGCAGAAGAAATCGTGGGCCTGGCAAGGGACGGTCTGAAGAAGTTCGATGGCAAGACCGCCGTTTACATCCGGCCGATGTACTGGGGGGAACATGGCGGCTATATGGGTGTTCCTGCCGATCCGGACTCGAGCCGGTTCTGTCTGTGCCTTTACGAGGCACCGATGCTGGCGCCGACCGGCTTTTCCGTGACCGTGTCGCCTTTCCGGCGTCCCTCGCTGGAGACCGCGCCGACGAACGCCAAAGCCGGGTGTCTCTATCCCAACAACGGTCGAGCGATCCTGGAGGCGCGCAGCCGCGGCTTCGACAATGCCCTGGTTCTCGACATGCTTGGCAATGTCGCCGAAACCGGCAGCTCCAACATTTTCATGGTGAAGGATGGCGTGGTGTACACGCCCGCGCCGAACGGGACATTTCTCTCCGGCATCACCCGCTCCCGCGTGATGAAACTCCTGCGCGAGGCCGGTGTCGAGGTGGTCGAAAAGACACTGTCTTTGAAGGACTTCCTCGATGCGGATGAGGTCTTTTCCTCGGGCAACCACTCCAAGGTCGTTCCGGTATGCAGGGTCGAGGACCAGAATTATCAGGCGGGGCCTGTGGCCAAAAAGGCGCGCGACCTCTATTGGGAGTGGGCCCATTCGGGGCTGCCCGTCTGA
- a CDS encoding haloacid dehalogenase type II, which translates to MRHAAYVFDAYGTLFDVHAAVRRHAGEIGPEGQRFSELWRAKQLEYSWVLTLMGQYQDFWVLTERALDFAFARVPSVDRRLRQDLLDAYWRLDCYEEVPAVLKALKREGARLAILSNGSAAMLEAAIRSSALDDVIDDVFSVETLRRFKTDQNVYELVTNAWRIYPQNVSFQSSNRWDIAGARQFGFRTVWLNRTDQPDEYEDFPPDLILPSLEGLLS; encoded by the coding sequence ATGCGTCACGCCGCTTATGTCTTCGATGCCTATGGCACACTTTTCGACGTGCATGCCGCGGTGCGGCGGCATGCCGGGGAGATTGGCCCCGAGGGGCAACGCTTTTCCGAACTGTGGCGCGCCAAGCAACTGGAATATTCCTGGGTCCTCACGCTCATGGGGCAGTATCAGGATTTTTGGGTTTTGACCGAACGGGCCCTCGACTTCGCTTTCGCCAGGGTTCCGTCCGTGGACAGGAGGCTGCGGCAGGATCTGCTGGATGCCTACTGGCGGCTCGACTGCTACGAAGAAGTTCCTGCCGTTCTTAAGGCCCTCAAGAGGGAGGGGGCGCGGCTTGCCATTCTGTCAAACGGCTCTGCGGCAATGCTCGAAGCGGCGATTCGTTCGTCAGCACTCGACGATGTTATCGACGATGTATTCTCGGTCGAAACCCTGCGCCGTTTCAAAACCGATCAGAACGTCTACGAACTCGTCACCAATGCCTGGCGCATCTACCCGCAAAACGTGTCGTTCCAGTCTTCCAACAGATGGGACATTGCCGGCGCACGGCAGTTCGGCTTCCGCACGGTCTGGCTCAACCGCACGGATCAGCCCGACGAATATGAGGATTTTCCACCCGATCTCATCCTGCCGTCACTGGAAGGGCTGCTATCCTGA
- a CDS encoding L,D-transpeptidase family protein: MSDSPIAARSLNRRRFLSLSAAGAASLGLSACVSSSGDTPVVAPRPKPEPGPVQYTSMYGAVTDAGYDIPAVPIDKINPRYYRQEVADPTGERPGTIVVDTANHFLYLVRERGRAMRYGVGLGRAGFEWSGRAEIKYKQQWPRWFPPAEMIDRRPELEKYRAEYDKANDKWVGGMQPGIANPLGARALYIFEDGKDTLYRVHGSPEWWTIGKSVSSGCVRMLNQDVIDLYNRVPDGSPILVTSGLRSV, from the coding sequence ATGTCCGATTCCCCCATTGCCGCACGATCCCTTAACCGGCGCCGATTTCTGTCCTTGAGCGCCGCCGGCGCTGCATCGCTCGGCCTGTCCGCATGTGTCAGCAGTTCAGGCGACACGCCCGTTGTCGCGCCCCGGCCCAAGCCGGAGCCGGGTCCGGTGCAATACACCTCTATGTATGGCGCCGTGACGGATGCAGGCTACGACATTCCCGCCGTGCCAATCGACAAGATCAATCCGCGTTACTATCGTCAGGAAGTGGCTGACCCGACGGGAGAACGTCCCGGCACCATCGTCGTCGATACGGCCAATCATTTTCTTTATCTCGTGCGCGAGCGCGGCCGGGCGATGCGCTATGGTGTCGGCCTTGGCCGTGCCGGGTTCGAATGGTCGGGCCGCGCGGAAATCAAATACAAGCAGCAGTGGCCGCGCTGGTTCCCGCCCGCAGAAATGATCGACCGCCGGCCGGAGCTTGAGAAGTACCGTGCAGAATATGACAAGGCGAACGACAAGTGGGTGGGTGGCATGCAGCCAGGCATCGCCAACCCGCTCGGTGCCCGCGCGCTCTACATTTTCGAAGACGGCAAGGACACGCTCTATCGCGTTCATGGTTCGCCGGAGTGGTGGACCATCGGCAAATCGGTTTCGTCGGGCTGCGTGCGCATGCTCAACCAGGACGTGATCGATCTCTACAACCGGGTGCCGGACGGTTCACCGATCCTCGTCACCTCCGGCCTGCGCAGCGTCTAG
- a CDS encoding helicase HerA-like C-terminal domain-containing protein, with amino-acid sequence MAEDSIFLGASRHPDDSYQQAERLLLKYANRHGLVTGATGTGKTVTLQILAEGFSNAGVPVFCADVKGDLSGIAMMGEEKDFLTKRADTIKLDPYDFQEFPVIFWDLFGEKGHPIRTTISEMGPLLLSRLMNLSDAQEGVLNIAFRIADEEGLLLLDMKDLQALLVHVADRADEIGTRYGNVSKQSVGAIQRTLLVLEQQGANFFFGEPALKISDIMRTTPDGRGAINVLAADKLMMNPRLYATFLLWLLSELFEELPEVGDPDRPRLVFFFDEAHLLFDEAPKILVDRVEQVVRLIRSKGVGVYFVTQNPLDVPETVLSQLGNRIQHALRAYTPREQKAVKTAADTFRPNPQFDCFEAITKLGVGEALVSTLESKGVPSMVQRTLIRPPASRLGPITEAERERLLKASPVFGQYDESVDRESAFEILQKKAADKAKAEAEAQKAEEAGEVEERSRWSLPDFGNGGTSTKTRRKTTTTRRRTSNRQSVTEAAIKSVVRSVGTSLGRALVRGILGSLKKGR; translated from the coding sequence ATGGCGGAAGACAGTATCTTTCTGGGAGCCAGCCGGCACCCGGACGACAGCTACCAGCAGGCCGAACGCCTTCTTCTGAAATATGCCAACCGGCATGGTCTTGTCACCGGCGCAACCGGCACCGGCAAGACCGTGACACTGCAAATCCTTGCAGAAGGATTTTCCAATGCCGGCGTGCCGGTCTTCTGTGCCGACGTGAAGGGCGACCTTTCCGGCATTGCAATGATGGGTGAGGAAAAGGATTTCCTGACCAAGCGGGCCGACACGATCAAGCTTGATCCCTACGACTTCCAGGAATTTCCGGTGATCTTCTGGGACCTTTTCGGCGAGAAGGGGCACCCGATCCGCACCACGATCTCGGAGATGGGGCCGCTGCTTCTGTCACGGCTGATGAACCTTTCGGATGCGCAGGAAGGTGTCTTGAACATCGCTTTCCGCATTGCCGACGAGGAAGGCCTTCTTCTGCTGGATATGAAGGACCTGCAGGCGCTTCTCGTTCATGTGGCCGATCGGGCCGACGAGATCGGCACGCGCTACGGCAATGTGTCGAAACAGTCGGTGGGCGCGATCCAGAGGACGCTGCTCGTGCTGGAGCAACAGGGTGCGAACTTCTTCTTCGGCGAACCGGCGCTGAAGATCAGCGACATCATGCGCACCACGCCGGACGGGCGGGGGGCTATCAATGTGCTCGCCGCCGACAAGCTGATGATGAACCCTCGTCTTTATGCGACGTTTCTCCTGTGGTTGCTGTCGGAGCTGTTTGAGGAACTGCCCGAGGTGGGCGATCCCGACCGGCCACGGCTCGTCTTCTTCTTCGATGAAGCGCATCTTCTGTTCGATGAAGCGCCGAAGATCCTGGTCGACCGCGTCGAGCAGGTGGTGCGGCTCATTCGGTCAAAGGGCGTTGGTGTCTACTTCGTCACACAGAATCCGCTCGATGTGCCCGAAACCGTGCTCAGCCAGCTCGGCAACCGTATCCAGCATGCGCTGCGCGCCTATACGCCGCGCGAGCAAAAGGCGGTGAAGACGGCTGCGGACACGTTCAGACCCAATCCGCAGTTCGACTGTTTCGAGGCCATCACGAAGCTCGGCGTTGGAGAAGCGCTGGTTTCCACGCTTGAATCGAAGGGCGTGCCCTCCATGGTGCAACGGACCCTCATTCGCCCGCCGGCATCCAGACTTGGGCCGATCACCGAAGCCGAGCGTGAAAGGCTTTTGAAGGCGAGCCCGGTTTTCGGTCAGTATGACGAAAGCGTCGACCGCGAATCAGCCTTCGAGATCCTTCAGAAAAAGGCGGCTGACAAGGCAAAGGCCGAGGCAGAAGCACAGAAAGCCGAGGAGGCAGGTGAGGTGGAGGAGCGTTCGCGCTGGTCGCTGCCGGACTTCGGCAATGGCGGCACGAGCACGAAGACGCGGCGCAAGACCACCACCACGCGCCGTCGCACATCCAACCGCCAATCGGTGACGGAAGCGGCGATCAAATCCGTGGTGCGTTCCGTGGGCACGTCGCTGGGCCGCGCCCTGGTGCGGGGTATTCTGGGCAGTCTGAAAAAGGGGCGCTGA
- a CDS encoding methylmalonyl-CoA mutase family protein, protein MMDRAILKKVTFPQIDQERWRDLVIESLKGEAGPEALSWQTDDNISMRALYERMQDAKPLARGREKSGWAAVQRMDDPDPIRANRQAKEDIAQGATGLALVFEGAPNAYGYGLPATPEAVARALDGIDLQGLHLRMDANPNSRAIVDWLTQIFTERRINPAAMTLSFGISPAATFAGTGKLRMSIEALEASMPQSFAGFFAMDLPGILLEGDGRVFHNAGASEAQELGIMLASAVSHLRMFEQARQPLVYAAPHIGFSLCVDQDQFLSIAKIRALRRLWARVQETCSIEPSLATIHAETSYRMMTARDPETNTLRTTIAAFAAAVGGADSLSVLPHTIVHGLPDEDARRLARNTQLILSGESHLDLIIDPAAGAGGMETLTAALCEKAWDEFRRIESEGGVLRSLMNGHIQERVLEMRERREQRINDGKRAIVGTTIYPAAEERPVKTLKAKSPDFSGETAAVRCQPLLAQRLDETGGGIA, encoded by the coding sequence ATGATGGATCGCGCGATCCTAAAGAAGGTAACGTTTCCACAGATCGACCAGGAGCGCTGGCGTGATCTCGTGATCGAATCCCTGAAAGGGGAGGCCGGCCCAGAGGCGCTTTCGTGGCAGACGGACGACAACATCTCCATGCGCGCGCTCTATGAGCGCATGCAGGATGCAAAGCCTCTCGCCCGCGGGCGGGAGAAGTCCGGCTGGGCAGCGGTCCAGCGCATGGACGACCCAGATCCGATCCGTGCCAACCGCCAGGCAAAGGAAGACATCGCCCAGGGCGCAACAGGTCTTGCTCTCGTTTTCGAAGGCGCGCCCAACGCTTATGGCTATGGTCTTCCCGCCACGCCCGAGGCGGTCGCCAGGGCGCTTGACGGCATCGATCTTCAGGGCCTCCATCTGCGCATGGATGCCAATCCCAACAGCCGCGCCATCGTAGACTGGCTGACCCAGATTTTCACCGAACGCCGCATCAACCCGGCCGCCATGACGCTGTCCTTCGGCATTTCGCCGGCGGCCACCTTCGCCGGCACCGGCAAACTGCGCATGTCGATCGAGGCGCTGGAAGCGTCCATGCCGCAATCCTTTGCAGGCTTTTTTGCCATGGACCTGCCAGGCATCCTGCTTGAGGGCGACGGTCGCGTGTTCCACAATGCGGGCGCATCGGAGGCGCAGGAGCTTGGCATCATGCTGGCCTCCGCCGTCTCGCATCTGCGCATGTTCGAGCAGGCCCGTCAGCCGCTTGTCTATGCCGCACCTCATATCGGCTTTTCGCTCTGCGTCGATCAGGACCAGTTCCTGTCGATTGCCAAGATCAGGGCCTTGCGCCGCCTTTGGGCGCGCGTGCAGGAGACCTGCTCCATCGAGCCATCGCTGGCCACGATCCACGCCGAAACCTCCTACCGGATGATGACGGCGAGGGATCCCGAAACCAACACGCTGCGCACCACCATCGCAGCCTTCGCGGCCGCCGTCGGCGGTGCCGATTCGCTCTCCGTCCTGCCGCACACCATCGTTCATGGTTTGCCGGACGAAGATGCAAGGCGGCTTGCCCGCAACACGCAGCTCATTCTGTCCGGTGAAAGCCATCTCGACCTCATCATCGATCCGGCCGCCGGCGCCGGCGGCATGGAAACGCTCACCGCCGCCCTCTGTGAAAAGGCGTGGGACGAATTCCGCCGCATCGAGAGCGAAGGCGGCGTGTTGCGCAGCCTGATGAACGGCCACATTCAGGAACGCGTTCTGGAAATGCGCGAGCGCCGCGAGCAACGCATCAATGACGGCAAGAGGGCGATCGTGGGAACCACGATCTACCCGGCCGCAGAAGAGCGCCCGGTGAAGACGCTGAAGGCAAAGTCACCAGACTTTTCGGGGGAAACGGCTGCGGTGCGTTGTCAGCCGCTTCTCGCGCAGCGTCTCGATGAGACCGGAGGAGGCATCGCATGA